The bacterium DNA window TAACTGAGGGATTACCGGCTGAGCTCAGGACGAAACTATTTAACCAATTACCAGTTACCAATTATCCGTTTGCAGGTTACGAAACCTGATGATGCCCCGTGCAAAACTTACTCAACACGACACTAGAACATGAGGGCAGGACTTCTCTCTGGTGGCGAAAAGCAGATGCTTGCCCTGGGGATGATAATTTTAAATAGACCGAAACTCCTTCTCCTTGATGAACCATCTGCAGGTCTTGCCCCAGGTCTGGTTAAGGGGATGATGGAAAAGATTGTGGAAATCAACCAGGCATATAGCATCGCTGTTCTCCTTGTTGAACAAAAAGTAAAAGAATGCTTGACAATTACCTCACGAGGGTATATAATTAAGAATGGGCAGGTAGTTATGGACTAATCATGTCCCACAATTTTTAGTGGACACCGTGAAGAGTGATAATTCACAATTCACCATTCACCATTCACCATTTTAAGGAGATTTAGGGAAGAAATGGTGAATTGTGAATGGTGAATTGTGAATGGTGAATTGCGAATTGTGAATGAATGTAACATTGTCCAGTAAAACTTATGGGTAAAGATTAGAGTTATGGAAGGGGAACCTGATGAGATTAAAGAAAATATTAGCAAGGAGATTATCCCTTCCCACCTTCCTATTATGAAAAATATGATGTCTATTCATAAACCATAGATACTGAGATGCGTTATACTATCCTTGCTGAACGAACTGGATAACATAAAAGGATATTAAATCAATATCCGATAAAAAGAGGTAACGGTAGATGACAAGAGCATTTAATGTCGTTATTGAACTTGACTCTGAAGGTTATTATGTAGCCAGTGTGCCAGAATTACGCGGTTGTCATACTCAAGCAAAATCGCTTGACACCTTGATGAAACGAATTCGAGAAGCAATCGAATTATGCTTGGAGGTTGAGGGGGAACAATTCTTACCACAGGAATTCATTGGTGTTCAGCGTATTTGGGTGGGAACATGACAAAACTTCCGCATCTAACAGAGCAAGAAGTTATGACTGCATTGCGACGAGGTGGTTTTGAAGTGATTCGTGTTAAAGGAAGTCATCATTTTCTACAGCATCCTGACGGACGACGCACTGTTCTACCGATTCATCGTGGTGAAACAATCGGAATAGGACTAATGTCTAAGATACTGCGTGATTGCGAGATGACACGCGATGAATTGCGTGAACTATTGTAGAATTTTTATCCTTTATATTGATCTGGCTGTTGAAGAAATAAATGAGAGGTCTTCTATCAAATTCTATATCTATTATGAAGACAGGAGGAATCAACCAAAAGAAGCAGTTTCCGCATATAATAAAATAGCTTCGGTTGAAAAATTACCGGTAGTAATTACAGCATTAAGTTCGGTAGCAAGTGGTCCTGAATCCCCTGAAACCAGTTCAGGGTCAAGACAGGTCAGGATTAGCTCCCCAGTAGCGAACTGTCAATTTGTGGCTATATAGTTGAGTGTATGTATGAGTTATTCTTTTAAACATTTTGCTCCTACGGAGATAGTGGACTGTAACATTTGATACTATAAACATTTCGCCCTTACAGGGCTGAGAAAATACACATTACTACTATCTTATCACTTTTGTTAAAAAAGGAGTATCATAGATGAGTTTTACACTACAGCCAGCAACAGAGGAAGATTTTATTGATCGAGAAGATATCCTTGAAGAAATGCTTCAAACCCTCACGGATGAAAAAGTAAGAATGGGATATGCCCTGGTTGGACCAAGGAGAATTGGTAAAACCTCTATTCTCAAGGAAGTGGCGAGAAGACTAAACCAAAGAGACGATATTGTTGCTGTCTATTTTTCACTCTGGGATATTATTGAAAATACCGCTGTTGACCTCTGTAACCAGATTACTATCTCCATTATCGAAGCAGTAAAAAAGAGGCTCTCTTTAAAATATAAGATAGCACATATTCTCAAGGTCCCGGCAACAAAGTTTTTTGATTTTCTGAAGACGATTGATATTAAGATAAGTATCTTTGAAGATATTGAAATTTCACTGGCCGCAGGCAAAAAAGGGGAGATGGATATAAATCTTCTGGTGAAAAAAGTCTTTGAATTTGCTGAAAAACTTGCTGAGGAACTTAACCTGAGATTGGTCTTAATCCTGGATGAATTCCCTTCAATTATGGATGTGAAAAATGGGACAAAACTCGGTGAGGGCATCATCAGGAAAATAAGGACTATCCAGGAAGACTTGACCAGAACTATTCTCTGCGTCTCGGGTTCTATAAGAAGAACGATGGATGCAGCAGTGCTTTCTCCTTCTGCGGCTTTTTACAGGCAGTTTGTCATAAGGCATATCGGCCCTTTTGACATTTCAGTGGTCAGAGCTTTGATGCTACGGAATATACAGGGTGAGATAAATGAAGACGCACTGGAGGAATTGTATAACCTTACCAAAGGCATACCCTTTTATGTTCAATTTATCGGGAGAGAGTTGAACAGAACAGGAGAGAAAAGAATAAACCAGGAACTGGTGCAAAAGGCATTCGAGGATTTTCTTGCTCAAGAAGGAGATATACTCTTTTTTGAGGAGTTTAAATCCTTCAGTGATAAGGAAAAAGGCATAATTTGTGCCATGGCTGTGCATAACCTTCATACTCCAAAAGAGATATGTCAGATAACCAAAAGCAATTCTAATGTTATAAGCCGATATATCGAATATTTCATAGATAAAGGGATTCTTTTAAAAGAGGATAAGGGCTTATACGAGTTCACTGACCCTATTTTTAAACTCTGGTTAAAGAAGAGATACTCCCCTACAATTTTGTAGGCGATATTTTTGTAGGGATAATAATTAGAAGGATTCAGGTATGGCTAAAAAGATATCGTAACTATTCAACACTTTGCCAAAATGAAGTAAGGGAACACGAAGGACACAACTGGACGAATGGCATGAATGAAGAAAAAGCAGAAAAATAGTGAACTAATATAACATATTCGTGAAATTCGTTTATTCGTGATATTCGTGTTCAATTGGCTAAATAGTTAAAAAATCAGTGTTTCATCCGTGTTCATCTGTGACTGAATAGTTACCGAGGGAAACCGCATTTAGGGACTTTAAAGGGTTAGAGGGATTAGGTTATGTAAAAACTGAAGGGACCACACGGGATATAAAGATATAGAGCAATAGAGTAAAATGTCTCAATTGGTAAAAAAATGTCTCAAAATATGTCCCAAAAAAGATTATAATAAGATTATCTAAAGATTATTTAGAGATTATCTAAACCTATAATTATATATGGAAGGGTTTCCACATCATATCAAAGATGAATTGGAGGTGATGCCAACATAAGGTTGAAAGTTGAAGTAGTAGAGGAGATGTTGAGTTTAGTTGTTATGGTATGGGAGAGCGAGACTGGTTTAATCATTGGAAAAACCAAAAAATAAAAAAGTTCGCGAAAAATATTTTTCACCGTCCCTGCTAAGGTAAGCGGCAAAAAAACAACCAAACCCCAAAATAGGATATTTTTGTCGGTCGTAGTGTGTCAAACGGGTTAAAAAAAATGCCTTTATACAGGCTAAAGAGTAGGATGATTATTTCTATGTCTATTTTTCGGAAAATATAAATTCCTTGACTTTTATTCTGCTTTCTGGTATCATTTCTTGTAGCCGTTCCTCTTTGGGGGAACCACCACCTAAATTTCAACACTTAATAGGATAACCTTGAATGAAATATAGAATATTTGTTAGTGGTAATCAAAAAGAATTAAAAAAAGAACGTTTATCAGTGAGAGAGATAATCCGTGAACATCCAACGCTAAATAATGTTTTTGATGTTTTTCTCTTTGAAGAACTACCGGCTAAATCCAAATCACCTGTCTCGACTTATCTTGAAGAAGTAGCCAAAAGTGATATTTACCTGGGAATATTTGGTTATAAATATGGTGAAAAAACGAGGAAAGATAACTTATCTGGAACTGAAAGAGAATACAGATATTTCACTGAATTATACCCTAAAAAAGACATCCTTATTTTTATTAAAGGTAAAGATGCTACTAAAAGAGATGAGGATATGCAACATTTTCTACAAGATATTAAGTCCCGGCATACTTATGTCCGCTTTACTACCAATGAGGATTTTAAGACAAAACTTCTTAAAACCATTATTTCTTACCTTGATGAAGCAAGACTTGTAAGTAAAACACCTTTTGACGAAGGATTCTGTAGAAATGCAGAATATACAGATATAAATGAGGAAGAGGTAAAAGATTTCTTAGAAAATAGAACAATTAAACACAAGGTCGATATCTCCAAAATTTCTATAAAAGATGTTTTAGTAAATAGGATAAAAATTATTGGAGAAGAGAACGGTAATTTTAAAATTACCAATGCCGCTTTGCTTTTCTTTGGGAGAAATCCTTCTGAATTCATTCCTCAACATGAAATAAGGATTGCTCGATTTAGAGGCTCTACCAGAACCGAATCTATTGATGTTCAAGAAATTAATGGACCAATATATAAAATGTTGGAGGAAGTTGAATCGTTCTTTAAGAGAAATACTCGTTTAGCCAGTAAAATAGTTGAATTCAAAAGGGTAGAAATACCTGAATATCCTTATGAAGTAATAAGAGAAGCAGTAATTAATGCTATTGCTCATCGCGATTATAACATTCGGGAAGCACCTATTATGATTTCTATATTTGATGATAGAATTGAAATTAGTAGTCCAGGGAAACTTTTGCCAGGTTTATCTATTAAAGATTTAGAGGGCAAACATGCGACAAGAAACAGAATTCTCTGTGATATTTTCAATAGGACTTTGGATATGGAAAGATTCGGAACTGGAATTAGCAAAATGAAGTTGTTTATGAAAAACTATGGGCTATCTGAACCTGAATTTATGGAAGAAGGGAATTTCTTTGTGGTAAAGTTTTATGGCCCTCAAGATAAAATCTTAGATTTAGTTTCCAACATACCTGAAGAAAGGTATGTTAGTTTAAGAGAATTAGGACTGAATGAACGACAGATTGAGGCGTTGAGGTTAATGATAAATGAGAAGAAAATCCTTTCTAATAAGGAATATGCTAAGATGTTCAATGTTACAAGAAAAACCGCATTTAGAGACTTTAAGAAGTTAGAGAAGCTAGGTTATGTAAAAGCTGAAGGAACTACACGGGATAAAAGATATAGAGCAATATAAATGTCTCAATTTAGTGAAAAATGTCTCAAAATATGTCCCAAAAAAGATTATAATAAGATTTTAATAAGATTATCTAAAGATTATTTAGAGATTATCTAAACCTATAATTATAATGGAAGGGTTTCCACATCATATCAAAGATGAATTGGAGGTGATGCCAACATAAGGTTGAAAGTTGAAGTAGTAGAGGAGATGTTAAGTTTAGTTGTTATGGTATGGGAGAGCGAGAGTGGTTTAATCATTGAAAAAACCAAAAAATAAAAAAGTTCGCGAAAAATATTTTTCACCATCCCTGCTAAGGTAAGCGGCAAAAAGACAACCAAACCCCAAAACAGGATATTTTGTCAGTCGTAGTGTATCAAACGGGTTAAAAAATGCCTTTATACAGGCTAAAGAGTAATATGACTATTTCTATGTCTATTTTTCGGCTCTTTGAAAAATATTGACAGAATAAGGTAATTATGGTATAATTTTATCACTTGTTTCAATATTGATGCAGGTAAGAATCTTATTGTCCTCAGAAAGGACACCAAATGAACAAAAGTCGCTATGAGCGTCTAAAACAAGATATTTCATGATGGGCATCCTTTTATTTTTAGGTTTTGTTATATCAGTATAACATACCTGTCAATCTCTTGAAGGATGTTCGTCTGGACATATTATCAAATTCCTATCAGTAAAAAAAATTTTTCTTGACTTTTTTATACAGGATGTGATATTATAGATACAGTTTTTGATACTGGCACATTTCAAAATATGTACTTAGTTCTGTTTAATTATAAAGGAGAAACAGTAGATGTCATATTTGGCTGGGGAGGGAAGAAGAATAATTTCTTCTGTATCAAGGGATATTACTATCCAAATTCTATTAGGCCATTATAGTAGCAGGTTATAATTTTTAACCTGCTATTTTTTATTTAAGTGGGAAATTGAATAGAGTTAGAAGTGCTATTTTAAAAATTAAAGAATTTGAGTCTTTAAGTCGATATAAATTATGGTTATGACTATTTTTAGCCTATAAAAAGGAGGAATTTTCAATGTTAAAGAAAAGTTTGTGGGTTTTAGGAATAGTTAGTGTTCTTGCAATAGGACAGGTCTCTATTCTTTTTGCTGGTGGTTATGAGTCACCTGGACTGGGGGCTAAGGCACTGTCTATGGGGGGTGCCTTTATTGGCTTAGCAGATGATTGGACTGCTGTCTATTGGAATCCAGCAGGATTGACTCAGTTAAAAAATAAAGGGATAGGACTGTCTTTAACTCAACCTAACCCAAAGATAAAAGATGGCAATTCAGTAGCTAATCCAAATCAAGCAGATATGAGTATAGACCAGAATGATGTCTTCACTCGGATACCCTCTGCCCCATATAATGAACCTACATATTTTAATAAAGAAGAAGTAACCACGCATCTTTATAATCCTGGTATAGGAGGTTATACACAATGGAGAGATTTTGTTATTGGTGGTGGGATATATGTTCCTATCTCTAACAAGATGGATTGGGACGATACAATAAAGGATTTAAATACTAATGCTGACATCTATGGGGCATATAAAACCAGTTTATATATGATGGTTACCACTATCTCTCTGGCTAAAGAAATAACCCCAGAGTTATCAGTAGGTGGTGGAATAAATTACCTATATGGAAAGTTAACGCAAGATGCGAAGAAGAAATATACCTGTGCCGCAATCCCTGCGTTAAATTATACCTTTAATTCTGAATCAGATGGTTCAGGAACAGGGTTTGAAGGAATCATTGGGTTGATGTATAAACCTAAGCCAGAGTTAAACATAGGTATGGTTTATAGAACTGGAAGTAAAATAGACTTAGATGGCTCAGCTAAAACCCAGCATACACTTTTAGGGATAAACGAAAGCAGTGACTACACACAAAAAGTTCATCATCCAACTACCTATGGAATTGGTATAGCCTATAGATATAATCCAAGACTTACCTTAACTTCTGATTTCGCTCGAACTGACTGGACAACCATGGGTAAGGAGATAGATTTTGAAACGGCAGGACTTGTGGTTCTAAAAGATATAAGTAAAGATTTGGATTGGAAGGTTACTAATCGAGTTCGGTTAGGT harbors:
- a CDS encoding ATP-binding cassette domain-containing protein, whose amino-acid sequence is MRAGLLSGGEKQMLALGMIILNRPKLLLLDEPSAGLAPGLVKGMMEKIVEINQAYSIAVLLVEQKVKECLTITSRGYIIKNGQVVMD
- a CDS encoding type II toxin-antitoxin system HicB family antitoxin, with translation MTRAFNVVIELDSEGYYVASVPELRGCHTQAKSLDTLMKRIREAIELCLEVEGEQFLPQEFIGVQRIWVGT
- a CDS encoding type II toxin-antitoxin system HicA family toxin, encoding MTKLPHLTEQEVMTALRRGGFEVIRVKGSHHFLQHPDGRRTVLPIHRGETIGIGLMSKILRDCEMTRDELRELL
- a CDS encoding ATP-binding protein, which gives rise to MSFTLQPATEEDFIDREDILEEMLQTLTDEKVRMGYALVGPRRIGKTSILKEVARRLNQRDDIVAVYFSLWDIIENTAVDLCNQITISIIEAVKKRLSLKYKIAHILKVPATKFFDFLKTIDIKISIFEDIEISLAAGKKGEMDINLLVKKVFEFAEKLAEELNLRLVLILDEFPSIMDVKNGTKLGEGIIRKIRTIQEDLTRTILCVSGSIRRTMDAAVLSPSAAFYRQFVIRHIGPFDISVVRALMLRNIQGEINEDALEELYNLTKGIPFYVQFIGRELNRTGEKRINQELVQKAFEDFLAQEGDILFFEEFKSFSDKEKGIICAMAVHNLHTPKEICQITKSNSNVISRYIEYFIDKGILLKEDKGLYEFTDPIFKLWLKKRYSPTIL
- a CDS encoding ATP-binding protein, whose protein sequence is MKYRIFVSGNQKELKKERLSVREIIREHPTLNNVFDVFLFEELPAKSKSPVSTYLEEVAKSDIYLGIFGYKYGEKTRKDNLSGTEREYRYFTELYPKKDILIFIKGKDATKRDEDMQHFLQDIKSRHTYVRFTTNEDFKTKLLKTIISYLDEARLVSKTPFDEGFCRNAEYTDINEEEVKDFLENRTIKHKVDISKISIKDVLVNRIKIIGEENGNFKITNAALLFFGRNPSEFIPQHEIRIARFRGSTRTESIDVQEINGPIYKMLEEVESFFKRNTRLASKIVEFKRVEIPEYPYEVIREAVINAIAHRDYNIREAPIMISIFDDRIEISSPGKLLPGLSIKDLEGKHATRNRILCDIFNRTLDMERFGTGISKMKLFMKNYGLSEPEFMEEGNFFVVKFYGPQDKILDLVSNIPEERYVSLRELGLNERQIEALRLMINEKKILSNKEYAKMFNVTRKTAFRDFKKLEKLGYVKAEGTTRDKRYRAI
- a CDS encoding outer membrane protein transport protein → MLKKSLWVLGIVSVLAIGQVSILFAGGYESPGLGAKALSMGGAFIGLADDWTAVYWNPAGLTQLKNKGIGLSLTQPNPKIKDGNSVANPNQADMSIDQNDVFTRIPSAPYNEPTYFNKEEVTTHLYNPGIGGYTQWRDFVIGGGIYVPISNKMDWDDTIKDLNTNADIYGAYKTSLYMMVTTISLAKEITPELSVGGGINYLYGKLTQDAKKKYTCAAIPALNYTFNSESDGSGTGFEGIIGLMYKPKPELNIGMVYRTGSKIDLDGSAKTQHTLLGINESSDYTQKVHHPTTYGIGIAYRYNPRLTLTSDFARTDWTTMGKEIDFETAGLVVLKDISKDLDWKVTNRVRLGGEYKLDDKMLLRGGFSLDPAAVPDKGVSLTNLVEVDKKFITLGLSRGYTWHNLLVDATYEYAWGDREINNVNYNYHSYAFTLAGICQF